The following nucleotide sequence is from Acidovorax radicis.
GCCGTGATGATCATGTCGTCATCGCGCGCCTGGTAAAAGAAGTAGCCGTCGGCATCCTGCGTAAACGCGTCGCCGGGGTGGTTCCAGCCGTGCCGCACATACTGGCTTTGGCGCGAGTCGTCCAGATACCGGCAGCCCGTGGGGCCGATCACGGCGAGTTTTCCCACCGTGCCCCGTGGCACTTCGTTGTCGTCATCGTCCACCACACGGGCGGTGTAGCCCGGCACCACTTTGCCTATCGCCCCTGGCCGCGACGAGCCACCGGCCGACGAAATAAAAATGTGGAACATCTCGGTGGCGCCAATGCCATCGGTCATGTCGATGCCCGTGGCGCCATGCCACAGGCGGCGCGTGGCGTCGGGCAGGGCCTCGCCAGCGCTCACGCAGATGCGCAGGCGCGGCAACCCGAGCTGCTGTGCAAACGGCGCCATCTGCCGGTAGAAGGTGGGCGCGGTGTAGCAGATGGTGACGCCCGCCTCGCGCATCAGGCGCACCATGGTTTCGGGCGTGTACGGCTGGTCGGGGAAGTACACGCTGGCCCCTGCCCACATCGGGAACAGCAGCAACCCGCCCAGCCCGAACGTGAAAGCCAACGGCGGCGAGCCTGCCACGATGTCGTCGGGCGTGGCGCGCAGCACGTGGCGCGGCCAGGCTTCGCAGGCGGCCAGCACATCGCGGTGGGTGTGCACCGGCGCCTTGGGCACGCCGGTGGTGCCTGAGGTAAAGGCCATCAGCGCAATGTCGTCTGCCGACGTAGGGCAGGGCGGCGTGGTGCCTGGTTTGCCCTGCGAGCGCTGCAGCAGGTCGGCCGCATTGGGGGCGGTGTGGAAGGGAACGATGGTGGCCAGCACCGGGTGTTGTGCTTGGGCAGTCTGCAGCTCGGCCAGCAGGCGGCCATCACACAGCGCCAGCGTGGGCTGGGCGCGGTCGATGATGCTGCCCAGCTCCCCCGCGCGCAGCAGCGGCATGGTGGCCACGGCCACCAACCCTGCGTACACGGTGCCCAGCCAGGCCAGCGCCATCTCCACCGTGTTGCCGCCGCGCAGCAGCACGCGGTTGCCGGGCACCAGGCCGTGGTCTTGTGTCAGCACCTCGGCAATGCGCGCGGCCTCGGTGCGGGCGTCGCGGTAGGTGTAGGTGCGGTGGGGGCCGCGCAGAAAAGGGCGGTCGATGTGACCTGCGCGTTCGGCCTGGTCGAACAGGGCGTGCACCAGGTTGGCCTGGTTGGCGATCTGCAGCTCGGGCAGGTCGTAGCGCAGGGTCGGCAGGGCAGAGGTGGGCGGCAGCCGGTCGTGCACAAAGTGGTCGGGTTGGGCGGACGGAAAACGCATAGTCAGATCACTCCTGCAGAACGGCCTTGCCGATGATGAGTTGTTGCACCTCGGTAGCGCCTTCGTAGATGCGCAGCGAGCGGATGTCGCGGTACAGCGACTCGACCTTGCTGCCCACCTCCACGCCGCGCCCGCCGTGCAGTTGCAGCGCCATGTCGATCACGCGCTGGGCGTTTTCGGTGGCCGTCATCTTGGCCATCGCTGCTTCTGCCGTGACCCGCGCCTGGCCGGTGTCGCGCAGCCAGGCCGCGCGGTAGGTGAGCAGCGCGGCGCTGTCCACCAGCGCAGCCATCTCGCCGATCTTGGCCTGCGTGAGCTGAAAGTCGGCCAGCGTCTGGCCGAACATGCGGCGCTGGCGCGCGTGGTGCACGGCCTCGGCCAGCGCACGGCGCGCCATGCCCAGAGCCGCAGCGGCCACCGATGCGCGGAAGATGTCCAGCGTGCGCATGGCGAGCTTGAAGCCGCCGTTCTCCTCGCCCAACAGCGCGGTGGCGGGCACGGTGCAGTTGGTGAACTGCAGCGTGGCCAGCGGGTGGGGCGCCATCACATGGATATGGCGCGAGGCGTCCAGGCCGGGTGTGTTGGCATCGACGATGAAGGCACTGATGCCGCGCGTGCCGCCGCTCGGGTCGGTCTTGGCGAACACGCAGTAGAAGTCCGCAATGCCGCCATTGCTGATCCAGGTCTTGGTGCCGTTCAAGCAAAAAGTGCCTGTAGCGCCAGTGGGATATGCGCTGGTAGCTATTGTTTTCATAGCGCCAACATCTGATCCTGCCTCTGGCTCGCTGAGTGCAAACGCCGCGATCAGCTCGCCGCGCGCCACGCCCTGCAGGTAGTGTGCCTGCTGCGCGGGGCTGCCCGCCAGCGTGATCGCGCCACTGCCCAGCCCCTGCATCGCAAACGCAAAGTCCGCCAGCGGCGAGTGGTAGGCCAGCGTCTCGCGCAGCAGCACCAGCGCGCGCGAGTCCAGCGCGGGCAGCGCGCCGCCATGTGCGGCAGGCACGCAGTAGCGCAGCCAGCCGCCCGCGCCCAGGCGTTGCACCCAGTCGCGGCAGGCGGCGCGGTCGTCGGTTTCATCGACCGCTTGCGCGGCCGCCCAGGGCACCAGGCCTGCGGCCAGCGTGCGGTGGGCGTCGTCAAAAAAGGGCAGGGCCAGGTGCGCCGTGGAGGGCGGGGAGGGGGCGGGGGGCGTTGCGACGTGCATGGGTTCAATCTCCCTGGAACACCGGCTTTTGCTTGGCGGCAAACGCCTCGTACGCGCGGCGGAAGTCTTCGGTCTGCATGCAGATCGCCTGGGCCTGCGCCTCGGCCTCGATGGCCTGCTCGATGGTCATGCTCCACTCCTGGCTCAGCATGGTCTTGGTCATGCCGTGGGCGAAGGTGGGGCCATCGGCCAGCGCGCGCGCGGTGGCCTGCACGTTGGCCAGCAAGTCGGCGCTTTCATACAGGTCGTTGAAGAAGCCCCAGGCCAGGCCCTCATGCGCCGTCATCGCGCGGCCGGTGAACAGCAGCTCGCTGGCGCGGCCCTGGCCGATCATGCGCGGCAGCAGTGCGCAGGCGCCCATGTCGGCGCCCGCCAGGCCCACGCGGGTGAACAAGAACGCGGTCTTGGTGGCCTCGGTGCCGTAGCGCATGTCGCAGGCCAGCGCCATCATGGCGCCCGCACCGGCGCAGATGCCGTCAATGGCGCCCAGCACGGGCTGCGGGCAGGCGCGCATGGCTTTCACCAGGTCGCCGGTCATGCGCGTGAACTCCAGCAGCTCGGGCATGGTCATGGTGGTCAGCGGGCCGATGATCTCGTGCACGTCGCCGCCCGAGCAGAAGTTGCCGCCCGCACCGGTGACCACGATGGCTTTCACGTCGGTGGCAAAGCGCAGCGCGTAGAAGAAGTCGCGCAGCTCGGCATAGCTCTGGAAGGTGAGCGGGTTCTTGCGGTCCGGCCGGTTGAGCGTGACGGTGCCCACACCATCGGCAAAGCTCAAGGCAAAGTGCTCGGCTACATAGCTGGCCTGCGGGTTGAACTGCTCGCGCATGGGGTTGCTCGCCCCGATGTAGTGCTTCATTCGGCTGTCTCCTGTGTGTGTTCCTTGACCTTGCCCAGCAATCGGTACAAGGTGGCGATGTCGCGCTCGCCCAGCGTGGCGAAGGCATCGACGATCCATTGCTCGTGCTGGCGTGCCATGGTGTTGAACTGCGCGCGGCCTTGCGGCGTGAGGCGCACCAGGTACGCGCGTCGGTCGCCTACCACGTCCATGCGCTCCACCAGCCCTTCGGCCACCAGCTGGTCGGTGATGCCGGTGATGTTGCCGCTCGTCACCATCATGCGGCGCGAGAGCTCTTTCATCTTCATGCCGTCGGGCGCGCGCTCCAGCTGCGCCATCAGGTCAAAACGCGGCAAGGTGGTGTCGAACTGCGCACGCAGGTGGCTGCGCACCTGCTTTTCGATGAGCTGCGTGCAGGTGAGCAGGCGCAGCCACAGGCGCAGGGCTTCGGGGTGTTCGCTGGGTGCGGCGCCGTGCAGGCGGGCTTCTAGGTCCATGGCTAGCCTTCCTCTTCGG
It contains:
- a CDS encoding AMP-binding protein, which translates into the protein MRFPSAQPDHFVHDRLPPTSALPTLRYDLPELQIANQANLVHALFDQAERAGHIDRPFLRGPHRTYTYRDARTEAARIAEVLTQDHGLVPGNRVLLRGGNTVEMALAWLGTVYAGLVAVATMPLLRAGELGSIIDRAQPTLALCDGRLLAELQTAQAQHPVLATIVPFHTAPNAADLLQRSQGKPGTTPPCPTSADDIALMAFTSGTTGVPKAPVHTHRDVLAACEAWPRHVLRATPDDIVAGSPPLAFTFGLGGLLLFPMWAGASVYFPDQPYTPETMVRLMREAGVTICYTAPTFYRQMAPFAQQLGLPRLRICVSAGEALPDATRRLWHGATGIDMTDGIGATEMFHIFISSAGGSSRPGAIGKVVPGYTARVVDDDDNEVPRGTVGKLAVIGPTGCRYLDDSRQSQYVRHGWNHPGDAFTQDADGYFFYQARDDDMIITAGYNVGGPEVEDALLRHPAVAECGVIGVPDEERGMVVKAICVLKPGHTGDAAMVKALQDHVKATIAPFKYPRVIEFASTLPRTETGKLQRFKLRQAAQQAPRTDT
- a CDS encoding acyl-CoA dehydrogenase family protein — translated: MHVATPPAPSPPSTAHLALPFFDDAHRTLAAGLVPWAAAQAVDETDDRAACRDWVQRLGAGGWLRYCVPAAHGGALPALDSRALVLLRETLAYHSPLADFAFAMQGLGSGAITLAGSPAQQAHYLQGVARGELIAAFALSEPEAGSDVGAMKTIATSAYPTGATGTFCLNGTKTWISNGGIADFYCVFAKTDPSGGTRGISAFIVDANTPGLDASRHIHVMAPHPLATLQFTNCTVPATALLGEENGGFKLAMRTLDIFRASVAAAALGMARRALAEAVHHARQRRMFGQTLADFQLTQAKIGEMAALVDSAALLTYRAAWLRDTGQARVTAEAAMAKMTATENAQRVIDMALQLHGGRGVEVGSKVESLYRDIRSLRIYEGATEVQQLIIGKAVLQE
- a CDS encoding MarR family winged helix-turn-helix transcriptional regulator; the protein is MDLEARLHGAAPSEHPEALRLWLRLLTCTQLIEKQVRSHLRAQFDTTLPRFDLMAQLERAPDGMKMKELSRRMMVTSGNITGITDQLVAEGLVERMDVVGDRRAYLVRLTPQGRAQFNTMARQHEQWIVDAFATLGERDIATLYRLLGKVKEHTQETAE
- a CDS encoding enoyl-CoA hydratase family protein; protein product: MKHYIGASNPMREQFNPQASYVAEHFALSFADGVGTVTLNRPDRKNPLTFQSYAELRDFFYALRFATDVKAIVVTGAGGNFCSGGDVHEIIGPLTTMTMPELLEFTRMTGDLVKAMRACPQPVLGAIDGICAGAGAMMALACDMRYGTEATKTAFLFTRVGLAGADMGACALLPRMIGQGRASELLFTGRAMTAHEGLAWGFFNDLYESADLLANVQATARALADGPTFAHGMTKTMLSQEWSMTIEQAIEAEAQAQAICMQTEDFRRAYEAFAAKQKPVFQGD